Genomic DNA from Mycolicibacterium helvum:
CCGGGCTCGCCGGGCTGGTCGACGGAGAGGACTACTTCGACCTGCTCGCCGAGGACGTCGTGTTCGAGTACGTCATCTCGGTGCCCGGGTATCCCCGCCGCGTCGAAGGCCGGGACGCGGTGCTGGAGTTGTACCGCGGCTACGACGACTACATGAGCATCTACAGCGCCGACGGGCTGCGCGTATACCGCGACCCGGACGCTTCAGTGGTGGTCCTCGAGTACGAGGTGCACGGTCATCCCGTGCACGGTGGAGGCGCCTACGACAACCGCTTCGTCTCCATCGTCACCGTCGCCAACGGGAAGGTGACGCACTGGCGGGACTACCTCGACCCGATCGCGGTGTTCAACGCCACCGGGTGGCCCACGATGAGCTGACGCGCCGACTCCCTGTCGGTGCTACGTGCCAAGCTGCGCATCATGACACTCGACAGCGAACCACTGGTGTCGTGCCAGTGCCGCGACTGCGAGTGCACCAACACCACCGGCCTTCTCGGCGGTGAGGGCGACACCTCGCTCTGTGCATGCTGCTACGTCGACTGTCCGCACGTGCACGGGCCAGACTGCCAGCGGCCCGAACACTACAAGTACTACGTCGACTGGTCGGACGAGGACGGCGAGTTCCTCGGTAGAGCAGGCGAATTCCCCTCGCTGTCGTTCGTGGCGCCCGCACCGCACGAGGCGCTGGCCGGGATCAAACCGCTCGTATCCGACGCACTGTGCGACATGGTCCAGACCGGGGAGTCACCGCCCGCGCCGGACGCAGCTCTTCTGGATGACGGCGCTCAGCCATGACCAGGATTCGCACTCTCCGTTTCCATTCCAAGCATGGTCCAGAGCTGCTTTTCGACACTGCACGCGAGCAATTAAAGGCGTTGGCCGGGCTGAGTCTGGAGATACCGCACGCGAAATCCCGCTTCACCGAGCGAGAGATCCCACTTGAGTATCTGAGCTACTTCCAACCCGAGCACTGGGAACTGGTCACCGTCGAAACTGCTCTGCGGACCGGCCGCATTACCTATATGTCGCTGCGTCGCAAACTCGAATCCAACAAGTACCTCTGGATCGTCCTCGCCTTCGAGCACGTGATCACCGCATGGATCACCGACAGCCCCAGCAACCGCGCATCGAATCCACTGATCGTCAACGACGGGCCGGTATGGGACGCCTTAGCCGAAGGCCTGGAGCCAAAAAAGACGCAAGCCATGTCCGAGTGGGAGCACGCGTACGTCCGGCGGGCTCGCGGACATCAGATACTCACCGCGCTCGCCACTCTCCCCCAGCGTCCCAATCGCGATCGACTCGCCCACGCTGCACAACTCGCCATCGCGGGCAGCACCTGGAATGAGGCAGCGGCCGCTGCCGGGTTTGCCAGTCGCAAGGGCCTGGACGCCACTGTCGCGCGCCTGCTGCGGGCAACTAAACGGAGCCGCCGCACGGGAGATGGTGACTGAACGTACTCCGTTGAGCCGCGATACCGAGCGCAACGGTCGCGCCGACCGAGCCCTCCCGCGACAGGGCATCGATGAGGACCAACTGGCGAATCTTCAACCCGCCATCGATAAATTCCGCCGGTCTCACCACGCGCAGTTATGGCGATGCCACACACACTTCTGATGCCGCGATTACGGCATTAATGCAGGTCAAAGCCTGCATCTCTAAGTCGGGCTGACAGGATTTGAACCTGCGACCACTTGACCCCCAGGCATCACATGTGTGTTCGCCTGTGTTCGCGGGGTGTCTTCGGAGGTTCGTAAGGCGTTGTGCCACAGGCGAATAAATTCACTACGGACCGCCCCGGATATCGGCGCATACCGGCGGACTTTTCGACCTGGTTTGGGTAGGCGTTTGGGTACGCCGACGGGGGTAAAAGCGGAGGTCAACGCGCGCGAACGGTGTCTGTGTGCAAGCAAACGGCGATGCCACGGGCTGCGGCCGAGCTATGCTGCCCACCCATGCGGGGGATTGCTATTGGTTTCGTTTCCATTGCCGTGTCAGTGGCGCTTGTCGGGTGCAGCGGCGGATCGAGCACCGACGTCGCCACGACCACCACAACCACCGCGTCGGCAGCTGACACCATCCCGCGCATATCGCCGGTGCCGATGCCAGTCCCGTCAAACACGCCCGCCGCGCCATCGACGCCGATCAGGCCAGTACCCGCTGCCGGGTCAGGATGCGATGAGGCACCGGCGCGGATCGTTGAGATGATTAACGCCGCTTTCAGCAACAACGAGCACCTCGAGAACATGCAGTCGGTGTCTGGCCCATCAGGCACCGTGATCGTCGGCGGCAACATCGTTGACGCCACCGGCACGCGGGTGTCGAGCGCGGACTCATGGGTGATGTCCGGCGGTGCGATCTACGGGTTGAGCAGCGACGCCCGACGGCACACCCTCGTACCTGACGGCCGCGACGTAATCGGCGACTGGACTACCTACAACGACGCCGTAGGCGAGTGCGTAGTGGCCGCCCTGCGTGCCGCGAATGGGTAGCTGATCACAAACCAGCGTTCCGGTTCGCTAACAGCGAATCGTGCGAGGCGTGTCGCACCTCGGGAGCCAGCCCCGTCAGAAGTAGCGTTCTTGGCCATGGGGGATGCCGGCCGCAGCTCTACATCCCTACTAGACCTCGGCGGGCGTGTCGCGGGGATCTGTCGACGATGAGCGATTCGGCGCTCGACGCGTTCGCCGCTTCCTTGGTCCCGCCCGCGCTCGATCGGACCACGGTCAGTGAGCGCCGGGAGCCGATCGAGGATGCAGTGAAGGCGAAGACGACCTCCGTCGGCCTCGTTGAGTCCGGCTCGTGGAGTCATGGGACTTCATTGAAGGGGCACAGCGATGTCGACTACATGTCCTTCATTCCTGGGACCTCGAGACCGGTCCTCCCATCGACGGCTCTATCGAACCTGAAACAGGCTCTTACAGGAGCCCATTGGTCCGTTACGAAATTGGACATTTCGAGTCCCACGGTGAAGGTCACGTTCTATGCGCCCCCGCACTTCGAAATCGTTCCTGCCTTCTACAAGGGAGAGCAAGGGGGCATCGTTGTTTTCCGGATTCCTGGGCCTAACGACGAGTGGATAGAGTCAATTCCCCTCGCACACAACAAGTATGTGAGCGAGGTCAACGACCGCCTCGGCAAGAAGGTTAAGACGCTCGTCCGACTGGTGAAGGCGTGGAAATACAGCCAGGGTGTTCCCGTTTCGTCGTTCTATCTCGAGATGCGGACGGTCAAGTACTCAAGCGACGAGAGCGCCATCATCTACGACATTGACCTGCGCGCGGTGTTCCGCCGACTCGTTGCCGGAGAGATGCGCCCTATGAATGACCCGCTCGGCGTTGTTCCACGAATCCCGGCTACATCGTCCGAGGCGAACCGCACCACCGCCCTGCGACAGGCACGCGAGGCTCTCGGCCACCTGGAAGCGGCCGAAGCCGCACAATCCGCTGGCAACCGCTCCGACTACTGGTCGCACATGACGTCGGTTTTCGGATACGACTACCCCTATCCCGGCTGGTGAGCGATATGTCTGCCTACCGATCCGCAATCACCGCCGAGCTTGAACGACTCGAAGAGGACATGCTCTTCACCGAGAAAGGGCATTTCGTAGCGGCAGAGGAACTGAAAAAGGCCCACATGTGGCTCGGGCTGATCGCCACTGTTAGTGCCGCCGCCGCCGCCGCGACGATCGTCGCTGATAAGTCGCCCGTGCTGTCCGGCGGCCTGGCATTATTGGCGGCCTTGGCATCGGCCATACTCACCTTCGTGAAGCCGGAAGAGACTGCTGCCCAACATCTTTCCGCCGCACGGGCCCTGGGAGCCATCCGGGTCGTTGCACGCCAGCATCGCGAAGTTGACCTTCACCCCGACGCAGCGGAGGACCACGCCGCCTGGCGCGGCTACGTTACAACCATCGGAACCGCCAAGACGGAATCGGATGCTGCAGCGCCTTCGATCAGCGATCGCCGGTTCGAGAAAGCGCGGCAAAAGATCCGCGCGGGCCACTTCAATCACGGCGAGGAAACCGAGTCGCGGCCGTCATCGCAAAGCATTCGAACCTGCCGCAAAAAAAGGTGACTACCGCGGGGTTAGTCAGCTAGCCACCCCCCATCAACATTCTTGGGGGTGTGGGTGGACCACATCAGGTCACCAATCGCGGTACGGAATCTTCGATGGCACAACGCTTGGTACGGGACTGCCCTCCTGACGTTCGGCCCTTTTGAAGCCAGTGCGCTGAAGGTACATGGAGAGTGACCGCAGGCGGAGGTCAGCATGAGCTCCGGGTCCGACAATGACTGTCGTAATTGCATTCTCGGCAAGAGGAATTTTCGTCCGTGGTGTCATGCCGTACTTACTCGGCGTGAAGAAGCAGCTATCCGACCGCACAGCTTGGACGATGCGAACCTCTCCCTCTTCGACGAACGTGCGATCTTTCATGAAGGCAGCCTTCTCAGCGAGAAAGTGCGCGGTCCAAAACTCACGAGACTCGTCAGGTATTGATTCGTTCTCTCTCATCTCCTCCAGCTGAGATTGCATGAGGAGAATCATTGCGGATGGAATGTCTACGTTGTGCTCGTCCGGGTAGTAGTTGACCAGCCCCATCCGGTGGAAAGCATCAAAGTGTTGAAACAGCGCCTCGGTGTCAAAGCCGATGCAATAGCCCGACTTCGCATATGCGCGCCATTGGCTCAACTGATCGGCATTCTTTGACAGACTGACGATGTAGCAGTCTGCGTCGTGAGCCCGCCGGACGACCCTACTCATTTCTGCAACGTCTTCGAGATGTTCCGCAAGACCAGCATCGGCTGCGCCGTCGGGACGGTCTTTCAGCAGGCCAGACCTGAGCTCGTCCAGCTCGACCTGAACGGCGTCAAGGCCAATCTTGAGTTCTGACGCGTCGTTTAAGTAGAGCGCATGGGTGCCCCACAGTTCCCCCGACCCGTAGATTCCTTCGAAGCCGTCTATATCGGTGTAGTGATAGAGCGTTTTCGGTAAACCGCGTTTTGGAGGCTTCGCCACGAACCGAATCGTATGCGCAAACCTCTCTGATGCACTGGAGGCACCGTCCCGCCCTGGTCAATCAGTAGAACCACCCGGCGGGTTGCGCGAGGTCGCCGGTGTTGTCGGCGGCGTGCCCGATCTCTGATAGTGGCACCGCGGTCTCGTTCGGTGTGGCGGCGAGAACCTCGGCCATGCCGGGGTCGGCCTCGATCAGCGTCACCCAATGCTTCCGGCGCGACGCCATGACCTTGCCTTTGCTGATCGCGTCATCGACGGCAGCCTCGATGCGTTCGCGCGCTGCGGCGGCGGCGATCCGGCGACCCTCCTGCGCATCGCGGCGCAGTGCTGCGGCGGTGTCGGTGTCGATGACCTCCATGCCGTTCCGCTTGGCCGCTGCGGCAATTGTCGACGGCTTGGCCGGGTCGAGCGCTTGCACCTGCGCGGCGAGGTCGGTTGCGGTTGCCGCGACCAGGTCAGGGTCGTTGGTGTCGGCAGGCAGGCCAAGCGCCTCGAGCAGTGCCGCGGTCCGCGTTTCGTTAAGCGTGCGTTCCATTGTGCTGCATCCCTTCCGAACTAGCTGATACCGAGCAGCTTCTTGACGGCGTACGGACGGTCCACCGCAAACGCCGGGACCGCGTAGGTCTGGACGACCCACGATCGCGTGGACTTGTCCTCCCATACATCGACGGTGCCCCAATAGCAGCTGAGAATCTGCGAGCCTCGCGATCTGATCGCGGATGATCGTCGGCGACTTGAGCGCGATGTCGACGGTGAGGGCGCGGCCGTTGAGTTCGGGGAGGAGCGCGTTAGGCATGGCGGGGTCCTTTCGGGTTAGACGTAGAACGCGATCTCGGCAATGGCACCGTCGGCGGCACCGGTGACGGCGAACCCGACGACGACGCCGGTGGTGGCGGTGGATGCCGCGCCGCCCGCGCCCACCTGCACGTCGGCACCGGCGGCGACGGCACCGGCGGCCGCGACGCGCACGACGCCACCGCGGGCTACGTGCACCTGTCGCGCGTTGATGGGGAGCTGGTGCTCACCGAACCGAAAACGGACCGGTCACGTCGGCGGGTGCCGCTGCACGCCGGGGCGGTGGCCGCGATCCAGGGGGTGGCGCAAACAACAGCTCCAGGAACGCCTCGCGGCCGGTGATCTGTGGACCGATTCCGGCGTGGTCTTTGCAACCGAGTTCGGGACGATGGTGGACCCGCGCAACATCCTCCGCACCGTCGAGATAGCTGCGAACAAGGCAGGCATCGAAGATGTCGGCGCGCACACCATGCGCCACAGCGCCGCGGTCGCGTGGTTCGAATCCGGGGTGCACATCAAGGCGGCCGCCGACCTGCTCGGCCACTCGTCGATCGCCATCACCGGCGACCTCTACGGACACACCAGCGACGACACGGCGCGTGCCGCGGTCGACGGTCTGGGCTCTGCCCTCGGCCTGTGAACAGGCGTGCGACGTGGTTTGGGTACAGGGTTTGGGTACAGACGGAAAAAGGCACCTTCCGAACCTCCGGAAAGTACCTCTGACCTGCGTCGGGCTGACAGGATTTGAACCTGCGACCACTTGACCCCCAGTCAAGTGCGCTACCAAGCTGCGCCACAGCCCGCGGCGCTGTCCGGGATCCCCCGGCAGCAGATCGAAAGCCTACCGTAGGCCCCCGCAGACACCCGAATCGGCCACAGGTGTCACACCGTCAACAGGCGGTAGAGCCCGATCAGGCCGACCACCACGATCACCGCGCGCAGCACGTTCGGCGAAAGCCGTCGCCCATAGTGCGCGCCCAGCCACCCCCCGATCAGCGACCCGGCCGCGATCAGCCCCGCCGCCTCCCAGCTCACCCGATCGAACGCCACCACCGTGTAGCCCACCGCGGCGACGACGTTGACCAGCAGCGACAGCAGGTTCTTGGCCGCATTCATCCGCTGCATGTCCTCGGGCAGCAGCGCGCCCATCACCCCGATCAGCAGGATCCCCTGCGCCGCGGTGAAGTACCCGCCGTAGATCCCTACCGCCAACGTGCCCAACACCAGCGCCGCCATCCGCTTCGGCGACACATGCTCTACCGACCGCCCCGTCGCCTCGGCACGCTGACGCGCATAGGCCTGGATTCGCGGCCCGATCACCACCAGCACCAACGCCAAGATCAGCAGCACCGGAACGATCTGGATGAACACCTTCTCTGGCAGATGCAGCAGCAGGAACGCCCCGATTGCTGCGCCGAACAGCGACGCCGGGATCTGCCAGCGCAGCCGATCCCACTGCCCGCCGAGCTCCTTGCGATATCCCCACGTCCCGGATACCCCGCCGGCCACCAGGCCGATCGCGTTCGACATCGTCGCTGTCACCGGCGGAAATCCCAGTGCCACCAGCGTCGGGAAGGTGATCAGTGTGCCCGAACCGACCAGCGAGTTGATCGCTCCCGCCGCCATGCCGGCCAAGGCGATAACGATCATGTGGGAGACAGACACTGAAAAACCCTATCCGGATTGCCGATCATCGCCGACAGTGGGCATCGCGCTCACCAAACAGTCTCCACTGCAACGTGATACGTCACACAGGACTACGTCGAGCACGAGACCAATAACCTCGTTCTCTATGAGCGAGATACCAAGTACCGACCAGGCGCTGGCCGCCCTGAGCATGCCCCTCCTCGACGCGATGATGACCCAGCGAGCCATCCGACGGGTAAAACCCGACCCGGTCGATGACGCCATCGTCGCCAAATGCATCGAGCTCGGGCTGCGCGCCCCCACCGGCTCCAACGGCCAGAACTGGGAATTCATCGTCGTCAAGGACCAACGGGTCAAGGACAAGCTCGGCAAGCGCTACCGCCAAGGCTGGTCGCTCTACGGGGCCATGGGCGAGCGGATGGCCAAGGGCGACGAATCGATGCTGAAGATCCTGCGCTCCGTGAAATGGCAGGTCGAGCACTTCAGCGAGATCCCGGTGCTGGTCATTCCCTGCCTGCGTGGTGGCATGCGCCTGCCCTACGTCCCGACCCCGTTCGTCGGTGAATCGTCCTTCTTTGGGTCGATTTATCCGAGCGTGCAGAATCTGCTGCTCGCCGCACGTGCCATGGGATTGGGCGCGTCACTGATCACGATGCCGCTGTGGAGCGTCACGTCGGCACGCAAAACTCTCGGCTTACCGCTGTCGGTAACCCCGGTCTGTGTGATTCCCCTGGGCTGGCCGAAGGGACGCTACGGCCCAACCACCCGTAAATCAGTCGAGGACGTGGTGCACCTCGACTCGTACGGAAATCGGTGGCTCAAGCCCTAACGGTGGCCACCGCCGCTGCCGGGGGCGCCGCCCGCCGGACCACCGTGGAAGTCGCCCCCACCAGCGTTGAATCCCGGTTCGGCCACTTCGGCCTCGGTCAGCATGTCACTGGTGTCCGGGATCACCGACGGCGCGCAGTCCATCGAGAAGCTGTCCTCGGTGTCAGTTTCCTGGCACGCCAGCACCCGGGGCGCAGCACCCTGAAAGGCGCCGCTGAACACGGCGACCGCGGGTGCAGCAGCAATCATTAATCCGGCGATCCCGTAGACCAGGCGACGGGCGGGCACTGAAGACGTAGCAAACTCCATGCCTGTCAATCTACTGGGTGGCAGCCGTGAAATCCCGTCAAACCCGCCGATTAACGCGGTTTGAGCTTGCGCTTCTCCCGAACGCGAACGTTGATCCGGATCGGACTGCCCTCGAAACCGAACGTCTCGCGCAGCCGGCGCTCCAGGAACCGGCGGTAGCCGGCCTCCAGAAAGCCACTGGTGAACAGCACAAACGTCGGCGGACGCGCGGTGGCCTGGGTCGCGAACAGGATCCGCGGCTGTTTTCCGCCGCGCACCGGCGGCGGTGTGGCCGCGACGATTTCCTTGATCCACGTGTTGAGCTGACCCGTCGAGATCCGGGCATCCCAGGACGACAGCGCGGTCTCCATCGCCGGTACGAGCTTCTGTACCGCCCGACCACTCTTGGCTGAAATGTTGACCCGCGGCGCCCATTGCAGCTGCGTCAGCTCGCGGTCGATCTCCTTGTCGAGCAGGTAGCGCCGATCCTCGTCGACCAGATCCCACTTGTTGAACGCCAGCACCAGTGCCCGGCCCGCTTCGATGACCATCGTCAGCACCCGCTGGTCCTGCTCGGTCAGTGGCTGTGACGCGTCGATCAACACCACCACCACCTCGGCGGCATCGATCGCGCTGTGCGTGCGCACCGAGGCGTAGAACTCGTG
This window encodes:
- a CDS encoding nuclear transport factor 2 family protein gives rise to the protein MTTYIDDASAFGANGSFFDVIRTGLAGLVDGEDYFDLLAEDVVFEYVISVPGYPRRVEGRDAVLELYRGYDDYMSIYSADGLRVYRDPDASVVVLEYEVHGHPVHGGGAYDNRFVSIVTVANGKVTHWRDYLDPIAVFNATGWPTMS
- a CDS encoding nucleotidyltransferase domain-containing protein, coding for MSDSALDAFAASLVPPALDRTTVSERREPIEDAVKAKTTSVGLVESGSWSHGTSLKGHSDVDYMSFIPGTSRPVLPSTALSNLKQALTGAHWSVTKLDISSPTVKVTFYAPPHFEIVPAFYKGEQGGIVVFRIPGPNDEWIESIPLAHNKYVSEVNDRLGKKVKTLVRLVKAWKYSQGVPVSSFYLEMRTVKYSSDESAIIYDIDLRAVFRRLVAGEMRPMNDPLGVVPRIPATSSEANRTTALRQAREALGHLEAAEAAQSAGNRSDYWSHMTSVFGYDYPYPGW
- a CDS encoding SLATT domain-containing protein, whose amino-acid sequence is MSAYRSAITAELERLEEDMLFTEKGHFVAAEELKKAHMWLGLIATVSAAAAAATIVADKSPVLSGGLALLAALASAILTFVKPEETAAQHLSAARALGAIRVVARQHREVDLHPDAAEDHAAWRGYVTTIGTAKTESDAAAPSISDRRFEKARQKIRAGHFNHGEETESRPSSQSIRTCRKKR
- a CDS encoding DUF2971 domain-containing protein, with the translated sequence MAKPPKRGLPKTLYHYTDIDGFEGIYGSGELWGTHALYLNDASELKIGLDAVQVELDELRSGLLKDRPDGAADAGLAEHLEDVAEMSRVVRRAHDADCYIVSLSKNADQLSQWRAYAKSGYCIGFDTEALFQHFDAFHRMGLVNYYPDEHNVDIPSAMILLMQSQLEEMRENESIPDESREFWTAHFLAEKAAFMKDRTFVEEGEVRIVQAVRSDSCFFTPSKYGMTPRTKIPLAENAITTVIVGPGAHADLRLRSLSMYLQRTGFKRAERQEGSPVPSVVPSKIPYRDW
- a CDS encoding tyrosine-type recombinase/integrase, whose amino-acid sequence is MVFATEFGTMVDPRNILRTVEIAANKAGIEDVGAHTMRHSAAVAWFESGVHIKAAADLLGHSSIAITGDLYGHTSDDTARAAVDGLGSALGL
- a CDS encoding sulfite exporter TauE/SafE family protein, whose product is MIVIALAGMAAGAINSLVGSGTLITFPTLVALGFPPVTATMSNAIGLVAGGVSGTWGYRKELGGQWDRLRWQIPASLFGAAIGAFLLLHLPEKVFIQIVPVLLILALVLVVIGPRIQAYARQRAEATGRSVEHVSPKRMAALVLGTLAVGIYGGYFTAAQGILLIGVMGALLPEDMQRMNAAKNLLSLLVNVVAAVGYTVVAFDRVSWEAAGLIAAGSLIGGWLGAHYGRRLSPNVLRAVIVVVGLIGLYRLLTV
- a CDS encoding nitroreductase family protein is translated as MSEIPSTDQALAALSMPLLDAMMTQRAIRRVKPDPVDDAIVAKCIELGLRAPTGSNGQNWEFIVVKDQRVKDKLGKRYRQGWSLYGAMGERMAKGDESMLKILRSVKWQVEHFSEIPVLVIPCLRGGMRLPYVPTPFVGESSFFGSIYPSVQNLLLAARAMGLGASLITMPLWSVTSARKTLGLPLSVTPVCVIPLGWPKGRYGPTTRKSVEDVVHLDSYGNRWLKP